The Strix aluco isolate bStrAlu1 chromosome 1, bStrAlu1.hap1, whole genome shotgun sequence genome has a window encoding:
- the RPP40 gene encoding ribonuclease P protein subunit p40, whose amino-acid sequence MSALSPPPLRRLRQAPRHLLVCEKGHARHARSRHAAHVRDHAYNCRVSFLIPECGILPEVLKSTIADVGEYYLVRNLSIHELVAHEFIDAFVKKGSCYALTYNTKIDQDNTAALLPNGKLILSVDKDTYEELGLQGHPSQYSGKKILRYIITIDLTDSGFHPDSKKHNRVLWALKEKKPLEFDFLLAWYNTGAEGSTLMSYFSKNQIQALKPKIMFSTLRDLQCPVLQSNELQGKPDESCSMEELFEWLGAVLNQVSLDNKSSSFLSTYCCPQPNTVVEKAFLCTITGFIIPETIIQLLEQLCCYFGEPKLAYWLTLTVHGFADSPVSWRESEHGFHKGGENLYNFVIFRNLDYWLQMAVGTNDDCPP is encoded by the exons ATGTCGGCGCTgtcgccgccgccgctgcggcGGCTCCGCCAGGCGCCGCGGCACCTGCTGGTCTGCGAGAAGGGCCACGCGCGTCACGCGCGCTCGCGGCACGCGGCGCACGTCCGGGACCACGCCTACAACTGCCGC gTATCTTTTTTGATCCCTGAATGTGGCATACTACCTGAAGTGCTGAAAAGTACTATTGCGGATGTTGGAGAGTACTACCTGGTGAGGAATTTATCGATTCATGAATTGGTCGCTCACGAATTCATTgatgcttttgtgaagaaag GTTCATGCTACGCACTCACCTATAACACAAAAATTGATCAAGATAATACTGCAGCTCTGCTACCAAAtg GAAAACTAATTCTATCAGTGGATAAGGATACTTATGAGGAACTTGGACTGCAAGGTCACCCTTCTCAGTATTCTGGCAAAAAAATACTGCGATATA TTATAACTATTGACTTGACTGATTCTGGCTTTCACCCTGATAGCAAGAAACATAACAGAGTGCTTTGggccttgaaagaaaaaaaacctttagaATTTGACTTCCTACTGGCTTGGTACAATACAG GTGCAGAGGGATCAACATTGATGTCATACTTTTCGAAAAACCAAATACAGGCGCTGAAGCCAAAAATAATGTTCAGCACATTAAGGGACTTGCAGTGTCCAGTGTTACAAAGTAATGAACTACAAGGAAAGCCAGATGAGTCCTGCAGTATGGAGGAACTGTTCGAATGGCTAGGTGCTGTCTTAAATCAAGTTAGCCT agacaaCAAATCATCTAGCTTCTTATCAACCTATTGCTGTCCTCAGCCCAACACAGTGGTGGAAAAAGCTTTTTTGTGTACCATCACAGGCTTCATAATTCCTGAGACGATAATTCAGTTATTGGAGCAACTGTG TTGCTACTTTGGTGAACCAAAACTGGCATATTGGCTGACCTTAACTGTGCATGGCTTTGCAGACAGCCCTGTTTCCTGGAGAGAAAGTGAACATGGTTTCCACAAGGGAGGAGAGAACTTGTACAACTTTGTCATTTTTAGAAATCTGGATTACTGGCTTCAGATGGCTGTGGGAACTAATGATGATTGTCCTCCATAG
- the PPP1R3G gene encoding protein phosphatase 1 regulatory subunit 3G — MASPARPRQELAAAAAAEEQRRLRGAAPPVPRDAKREAAAGERLLLLELRRCGRPPSPGPGEHREEGEEEEEEEEEEEEAAAGEDCCSKCKKRVQFADSLGLSLASVKHFSDAEEPQVPPAALSRLQSPPAEERGPPPPAEDPPPPALRLVPDFPDGGEPSAERLRRQRVCLERLGRPPAPTDVRGTVQVQGCPGPKEVTVRYTFNEWLSFLDVPAVPLPPAPAAAGDPPAQRYSFALCVPPSLREGSALHFAIRYRSPQGEYWDNNGGRNYTLRCCGGSPGGGPPAPPPPPPPAAASPPPPAAPRY, encoded by the coding sequence ATGGCGAGCCCCGCACGCCCGCGGCAGGAgctggcggcggcagcggcggcggagGAGCAGCGGAGGctccgcggcgcggccccgccggtGCCCCGCGACGCCaagcgggaggcggcggcgggggagcggctgctgctgctggagctgcgcCGCTGCGGGCGGCCGCCGTCCCCCGGCCCCGGCGAGCAccgggaggagggggaggaggaggaagaggaggaggaggaggaggaggaagcggcgGCGGGCGAAGACTGTTGCAGCAAGTGCAAGAAGCGGGTGCAGTTCGCCGACTCGCTGGGGCTGAGCCTCGCCAGCGTCAAGCACTTCAGCGACGCCGAGGAGCCGCAGGTGCCGCCCGCCGCCCTGTCCCGCCTGCAGAGCCCGCCCGCCGAGGAgcggggcccgccgccgcccgccgaggacccgccgccgcccgccctgcgCCTGGTGCCCGACTTCCCCGACGGCGGGGAGCCCAGCGCCGAGCGGCTGCGGCGGCAGCGCGTCTGCTTGGAGCGGCTGGGCCGGCCCCCGGCGCCCACCGACGTGCGGGGCACGGTGCAGGTgcagggctgccccggccccAAGGAGGTGACGGTGCGCTACACCTTCAACGAGTGGCTCTCCTTCCTGGACGTGCCGGCCGTGCccctgcccccggccccggcggccgccgGCGACCCGCCGGCCCAGCGCTACAGCTTCGCCCTCTGCGTCCCGCCGAGCCTGCGGGAGGGCTCGGCCCTCCACTTCGCCATCCGCTACCGCAGCCCGCAGGGCGAGTACTGGGACAACAACGGCGGCCGCAACTACACGCTGCGCTGCTGCGGCGGCTCCCCCGggggcggcccccccgccccgccgccgccgccgccccccgccgccgccagcccgccgccccccgccgccccccgctaCTGA